In one window of Nitrospira sp. DNA:
- a CDS encoding DEAD/DEAH box helicase family protein has protein sequence MITLKDYQERVLESLGDFFRLTAQTKNPEIAFREVTRRFGEAAPYFPVSAAGLGPDMPYVCLRVPTGGGKTLLACYAAGLAQRQFMRAERAVVLWLVPSNTILDQTADALRDPRHPYRRALELACGAVEVMTIDEALRLSRAAVDGQTVVIVSTIQSFRVEDTTGRRVYDQNGAFSEHVMNVPPDRLGDLFPGVDGKPKPSLVNALRLRRPIVIVDEAHNARTDLSFATLGNVLPSCIVEFTATPAREKTPSNVLHRVSAAELKMAQMVKLPLRVVTRHPSQRDQLLAEALTLRADLERLAALEGQQTTEYIRPILLIQAERVDACEPLRERLVREFGLSNDEVKISVGRLDELKGVKDIASPKCPVRVIITVEKLREGWDCPFAYVLCSLKETWSATAIEQIVGRILRLPNAQAKRHPDLNCAYAFSVSDSITTVLAELREALEHNGFTKAEAERIILSVPQGTLPLGVQPQTVTVGPDEIDPTVVQVQEPALGGKVRIDAASGAITIVVPLDHDDLEKVQSCVTTPGAKARLAEAAEMVRQAEQAFGGTGKPRKPSPYEQQLDFLVPLLCFAENGMLYEFESTFLLDHPWKLSEKDASLPAAYNPLARPYGKVGVIDVGQKGDVQTTLLGDTGDADFVGTLHQQMFHFSGQDDWPLERLVAWLDREIDHHDIPVGESAEFLRKVIRGLMAKYGIADIGALALDRFRLRDEIAARIQDHREGERKASFQLLLLSDSPLTVTEERTMNFKTMGYEPSRVYEGGFQFQKHYFGPKPGELTEKTAEGRITEEFQCAQFLDGLPQVRFWVRNLARKSTSFRLQTSKDWFYPDFLCQLTDGRTLAVEYKGKHLFDGVDAEEKRAVGEIWASRSDGRCLFVMPTDGDFSTIRKMLDA, from the coding sequence GTGATTACGCTCAAAGACTATCAGGAGCGGGTATTAGAGTCGTTAGGTGACTTCTTTCGCCTCACTGCCCAGACCAAAAATCCGGAGATCGCCTTTCGGGAAGTCACGCGCCGATTCGGTGAGGCAGCGCCCTACTTTCCGGTCTCGGCTGCAGGGCTTGGGCCGGACATGCCCTATGTCTGTTTGCGCGTACCGACCGGGGGCGGCAAGACCTTGCTCGCCTGTTATGCGGCTGGATTGGCTCAGCGCCAGTTCATGCGGGCCGAGCGAGCGGTGGTGCTCTGGTTGGTGCCGAGCAATACGATTCTGGATCAAACGGCGGATGCGTTGCGCGATCCACGCCATCCGTACCGCCGTGCGCTGGAATTGGCGTGCGGGGCGGTCGAAGTGATGACCATCGACGAGGCATTGCGTTTGTCGCGTGCAGCTGTCGACGGGCAAACGGTGGTGATCGTGTCCACCATTCAATCGTTTCGCGTCGAGGACACGACCGGGCGCAGGGTCTACGACCAAAACGGCGCGTTTTCCGAACATGTGATGAATGTGCCTCCCGACCGCCTTGGGGACCTATTCCCCGGTGTGGACGGAAAGCCCAAACCATCGTTGGTCAACGCGCTGCGGCTTCGGCGGCCGATCGTGATCGTGGATGAGGCGCACAATGCCCGGACCGATCTGTCCTTTGCGACGCTCGGCAACGTCCTGCCCTCGTGCATCGTCGAGTTTACGGCGACGCCGGCACGCGAAAAGACTCCGTCCAACGTGCTGCATCGTGTCTCGGCGGCGGAACTCAAAATGGCGCAGATGGTCAAGTTGCCGTTGCGGGTGGTCACCAGACACCCGAGTCAGCGGGACCAACTGCTGGCGGAAGCCCTCACGCTTCGGGCCGATCTGGAAAGGCTCGCCGCCCTGGAAGGGCAGCAGACGACCGAATATATCCGTCCCATTCTTTTGATTCAGGCTGAGCGGGTCGATGCCTGTGAACCGCTGCGTGAGCGGTTGGTGCGCGAGTTCGGGCTTTCAAACGACGAGGTGAAGATTTCCGTCGGCAGGCTCGATGAACTCAAAGGGGTGAAGGATATCGCCTCGCCGAAGTGCCCGGTTCGGGTGATCATCACGGTGGAGAAATTGCGCGAGGGGTGGGATTGCCCCTTTGCCTATGTGCTCTGCAGCTTGAAAGAGACCTGGTCGGCCACGGCGATTGAGCAAATTGTCGGGCGCATTCTTCGCCTGCCGAATGCGCAGGCGAAGCGGCATCCTGACCTGAATTGCGCCTATGCCTTCTCCGTTTCGGATTCGATTACAACAGTATTGGCGGAGCTGCGCGAGGCATTGGAACACAATGGGTTTACGAAGGCAGAGGCCGAACGGATCATTCTTTCCGTGCCGCAAGGCACGCTGCCGCTTGGTGTGCAACCGCAGACTGTGACCGTTGGTCCTGACGAGATCGATCCCACAGTCGTCCAGGTCCAGGAGCCCGCGCTTGGCGGAAAGGTGCGGATCGATGCCGCCAGCGGCGCCATCACCATAGTCGTGCCGCTCGACCACGATGACCTGGAAAAGGTGCAAAGCTGTGTCACGACTCCGGGCGCCAAAGCCAGGCTCGCGGAAGCCGCGGAGATGGTCCGTCAGGCGGAGCAAGCCTTCGGCGGAACTGGAAAGCCGAGAAAGCCCTCGCCGTATGAGCAGCAGTTAGACTTTCTTGTGCCGCTGCTCTGCTTTGCCGAGAACGGCATGCTGTACGAGTTCGAAAGCACCTTTTTGCTCGACCACCCCTGGAAGCTGAGCGAGAAGGATGCGTCGTTGCCTGCGGCGTATAACCCGCTGGCTCGTCCGTATGGAAAGGTTGGGGTGATCGATGTCGGACAGAAGGGTGATGTCCAGACGACGCTGCTGGGCGATACAGGCGATGCCGATTTTGTCGGCACGCTGCACCAACAGATGTTTCACTTCAGCGGTCAAGACGACTGGCCCTTAGAAAGGCTCGTCGCCTGGCTGGATCGGGAAATCGATCACCACGACATTCCCGTCGGGGAATCGGCAGAGTTTCTTCGGAAGGTTATTCGTGGACTGATGGCGAAGTATGGGATTGCGGACATCGGTGCTCTGGCGCTCGATCGATTCCGGCTCCGCGATGAGATTGCGGCGCGGATTCAGGACCATCGGGAGGGTGAGCGGAAGGCGTCTTTTCAGCTGCTGCTTCTTTCCGACTCACCGCTCACTGTGACCGAAGAGCGCACGATGAATTTCAAGACTATGGGCTATGAGCCAAGCCGCGTGTATGAGGGCGGCTTTCAGTTTCAGAAGCATTACTTCGGACCCAAGCCCGGTGAGTTGACGGAAAAGACGGCCGAAGGGCGGATCACAGAAGAGTTTCAATGTGCGCAGTTTCTCGATGGACTGCCGCAGGTGAGATTCTGGGTGAGAAATCTTGCACGCAAATCGACTTCCTTCCGGCTGCAAACATCCAAGGACTGGTTCTATCCTGATTTTCTGTGTCAACTGACGGACGGCCGTACGCTGGCGGTCGAATATAAGGGAAAACATCTCTTCGACGGTGTCGATGCCGAAGAGAAACGAGCGGTTGGAGAGATATGGGCCTCCCGGAGCGATGGTCGCTGTCTCTTCGTGATGCCGACCGACGGCGATTTTTCAACGATTCGTAAGATGCTGGACGCATAA
- a CDS encoding polyprenyl synthetase family protein: protein MDIRQYLERKREEVDQYLQSVIPSAETMPTTLHESMRYSLFAGGKRVRPILAIAAAEAVGHAGKAVLPVASSLELIHTYSLIHDDLPAMDNDDFRRGKPTNHKVYGEAMAILAGDALLTMAFELCARANAEHNLDAARQVQLIRELAIGSGNLGMVGGQVLDIQAENKDIDLATLQSIHKHKTGMLIRAAVRMGAITAGATPAQLDDLTFYAEQIGLAFQIADDVLNVTGTREELGKNPNTDAQRGKKTYPTFYGVEGAKQLAEECVTRANDRLASFGTKADPLRELARYITSRKN from the coding sequence CTGGACATCCGCCAGTACCTCGAACGGAAACGCGAGGAGGTGGATCAGTATCTGCAATCGGTCATTCCGAGTGCCGAAACCATGCCCACGACGCTGCATGAGAGCATGCGGTACAGCCTGTTCGCAGGTGGGAAACGGGTCCGGCCCATTCTGGCCATTGCCGCCGCCGAAGCGGTCGGCCACGCTGGCAAGGCTGTTTTGCCCGTTGCGTCCTCACTGGAATTGATCCACACCTATTCCCTCATTCACGACGATCTCCCGGCGATGGACAACGACGATTTTCGCCGCGGGAAACCGACGAACCACAAAGTCTACGGCGAAGCGATGGCGATCCTGGCCGGCGACGCGCTGCTGACCATGGCCTTCGAACTCTGCGCCCGCGCGAATGCCGAGCACAATCTCGATGCCGCGCGCCAGGTTCAGCTGATCCGTGAACTGGCTATCGGATCGGGCAATCTCGGCATGGTGGGCGGGCAGGTCCTCGACATTCAGGCCGAAAACAAGGACATCGACCTCGCCACATTGCAATCCATCCACAAACACAAGACCGGGATGCTCATTCGAGCGGCCGTGCGGATGGGCGCGATTACGGCCGGGGCGACGCCCGCACAACTCGACGACCTGACCTTCTATGCCGAACAGATCGGCCTGGCCTTCCAAATCGCCGACGATGTGCTGAACGTCACCGGCACGCGTGAGGAACTCGGCAAGAATCCCAACACCGACGCCCAACGCGGCAAAAAAACCTACCCGACGTTTTACGGCGTCGAGGGAGCCAAGCAACTGGCGGAAGAGTGCGTCACTCGCGCCAATGACCGGCTTGCCTCCTTCGGCACAAAAGCCGATCCACTCCGCGAACTAGCCCGGTATATCACCTCGCGGAAAAATTAA
- a CDS encoding DUF2914 domain-containing protein, whose translation MVSLQRFQSVLGKPYLPPLFFFSGVTYDTLVLTRIDRLRDNLLLLAYLSLLGFLIVLTGRLGTQEATVDDLPPDAPFFMKWVVQAKPYAPMAIQFLLGGLFSAYAIFYSKSATFAGTAVFFCLLVAFLVANEFLRSRLSNVQLLVSLYALVCFAFFTFFFPVMTGWMNAAVFLAGAAVTVLVVLRVVQLIYWNNSDRSTREAMWAGAPALGLIGLLVGFYFLNWIPPVPLSLKFGGMYHEVKRSGDRYELSFEKSWYEVWKSSDSVLPADDPVYCFTAVFAPVALKTTIYHHWYYRPDAGQPFTDADRIPLKISGGREGGYRAYTFKEGLDPGDWRVDVEAEDGRVIGRVAVKVLDKTTVGPLSLTTVVY comes from the coding sequence ATGGTCTCATTGCAACGATTCCAATCGGTATTGGGCAAGCCCTACCTGCCGCCACTGTTTTTCTTCAGCGGAGTGACCTACGACACGCTGGTGTTGACGCGGATCGACCGTCTGCGGGACAACCTGCTGCTGTTGGCGTACCTGAGCCTGCTGGGTTTTCTGATCGTGCTGACCGGGCGCTTGGGAACACAGGAAGCCACGGTCGACGACCTCCCGCCGGATGCGCCGTTCTTCATGAAATGGGTCGTGCAGGCCAAACCCTATGCCCCGATGGCCATTCAGTTCCTGTTGGGCGGCCTCTTCAGCGCCTACGCGATCTTCTATTCCAAGAGCGCGACCTTCGCCGGCACGGCCGTGTTTTTCTGCCTGTTGGTGGCGTTTCTGGTGGCCAACGAATTTCTCCGCAGCCGGTTGTCGAACGTGCAATTGCTGGTGAGTCTCTACGCCCTCGTCTGTTTCGCATTTTTTACCTTCTTCTTCCCGGTGATGACCGGCTGGATGAATGCGGCGGTCTTTCTGGCCGGAGCGGCGGTCACCGTGCTGGTGGTCCTGCGCGTCGTACAGTTGATCTATTGGAACAACTCAGATCGTTCGACTCGTGAGGCGATGTGGGCCGGTGCGCCGGCCCTCGGCCTGATCGGGCTGTTGGTCGGGTTCTATTTTTTGAATTGGATTCCACCGGTGCCGCTCTCGCTCAAGTTCGGCGGGATGTATCACGAGGTGAAGCGTTCGGGTGACCGGTATGAACTGAGTTTTGAGAAATCCTGGTACGAAGTGTGGAAGAGCTCAGACAGCGTCCTCCCGGCCGACGATCCCGTCTATTGTTTTACGGCCGTGTTCGCGCCGGTCGCGCTCAAGACCACGATCTATCATCACTGGTATTACCGCCCAGACGCCGGTCAACCGTTCACCGATGCCGACCGCATCCCGCTCAAGATTTCCGGTGGACGTGAGGGAGGGTATCGCGCCTACACCTTCAAGGAGGGGCTTGATCCGGGGGATTGGCGGGTCGATGTGGAAGCCGAAGATGGTCGCGTGATCGGCCGGGTGGCGGTCAAGGTGTTGGACAAGACGACGGTCGGGCCGCTGTCATTGACCACGGTGGTGTACTGA
- a CDS encoding addiction module protein, with protein MTTLALTIEKQARKLSPTERERLAERLMAGMTGERLTSVDEAWVAEAEQRYSAWKRKLTKPLSVAKSLRDIRKRLHL; from the coding sequence ATGACGACCCTTGCCCTGACTATTGAAAAACAGGCCCGGAAGCTTTCGCCGACTGAGCGTGAACGGTTGGCTGAGCGACTCATGGCAGGGATGACCGGCGAACGCCTGACCTCAGTGGACGAAGCCTGGGTCGCAGAGGCAGAACAACGATATTCCGCCTGGAAGCGAAAGCTTACTAAGCCGCTGTCAGTCGCCAAGTCGTTGCGCGATATCCGCAAGAGACTCCATCTATAA
- a CDS encoding S-adenosylmethionine decarboxylase gives MHNAEGATSDDISSSSARVADSAVHPDSVGPGKAWGICTSVDLHDCIPERIRDAKQIEAYVVQLCELIEMKRYGACQIVNFGEGRVAGYSMVQLIETSLISGHFANDTNSAYLDIFSCKGYEPAVVEEFSKAFFGARRSSHRAMLRY, from the coding sequence ATGCACAACGCAGAAGGTGCCACCTCCGACGACATCTCATCATCTTCAGCCAGGGTTGCTGACTCCGCAGTCCATCCGGACTCTGTCGGACCCGGCAAAGCCTGGGGCATTTGCACCTCCGTTGACCTCCACGATTGCATTCCCGAGCGTATTCGCGACGCCAAACAAATCGAAGCCTACGTTGTGCAGCTCTGCGAACTGATCGAAATGAAGCGGTATGGCGCCTGCCAGATCGTGAATTTCGGAGAAGGCCGCGTGGCGGGCTACAGCATGGTGCAGTTGATCGAGACCTCCTTGATCAGCGGGCACTTTGCCAACGACACCAACAGCGCCTATCTCGATATTTTCAGTTGCAAGGGTTATGAGCCGGCCGTCGTCGAAGAATTCTCCAAGGCCTTCTTCGGCGCCCGTCGTTCGAGCCATCGGGCCATGTTGCGGTACTAG
- a CDS encoding site-2 protease family protein — MKILLLLLGGLKLGKIALTGGTMLLSMVIYSFIFGWWYAVGFVLLILFHELGHYAAAKQRNLNVGAPTFIPFVGAWIQLKEQPMDVETEAYVGIAGPVAGTFAAMACYYAAEYSHSQLLLALAYAGFMINLFNLIPLSPLDGGRITAIISPKVWWLGVPILIGLFVMNQSPMLLLIAIMALPHLMATFRGGPHGLPERYYDVPLSTRVSYGLYYLGLAAFLGIMSYETHLLLPSRN; from the coding sequence GTGAAAATTCTCCTGCTGCTCCTGGGCGGCCTCAAGCTGGGCAAGATTGCGCTCACCGGCGGGACCATGCTCCTGTCGATGGTGATCTATAGTTTCATCTTCGGCTGGTGGTATGCGGTGGGGTTCGTGCTGCTGATCCTGTTCCACGAGCTGGGGCATTATGCCGCCGCCAAGCAGCGTAACCTCAACGTCGGGGCTCCCACCTTTATTCCGTTCGTGGGTGCCTGGATTCAACTCAAAGAACAGCCGATGGACGTGGAAACCGAGGCCTATGTGGGCATCGCCGGCCCGGTGGCCGGCACGTTTGCCGCCATGGCCTGCTACTACGCGGCAGAATACAGCCACAGTCAATTGCTGTTGGCCCTGGCTTATGCCGGCTTCATGATCAATCTGTTCAACCTCATTCCCCTCTCACCGCTGGATGGCGGGCGCATCACGGCTATTATCTCGCCGAAGGTCTGGTGGCTGGGTGTGCCGATTCTGATCGGGCTCTTTGTCATGAATCAGAGTCCCATGCTGCTGCTGATCGCCATCATGGCTCTCCCTCACCTCATGGCGACCTTCCGGGGCGGTCCCCACGGCCTGCCGGAACGGTACTACGATGTGCCGCTCTCAACCAGGGTGAGCTACGGCCTGTACTACCTCGGGCTGGCGGCGTTTCTTGGTATCATGAGTTATGAAACGCATCTCCTGCTCCCTTCCCGTAACTGA
- a CDS encoding site-specific DNA-methyltransferase, translating to MPTLNWIGKEAVVNHHRQVPFHLLKDVPDLACGEPGEGNLIVQGDNLVALKALLPYYAGQVKCIYIDPPYNTGNENWVYNDNVNSPLMREWLGKVVGKEGETLDRHDRWLCMMYPRLALLRQFLRQDGVILISIDDHEYERLKLTMNETFGAENHVATFIWKRRTATDSRNLNGISGDHEYILCYQRTAGFRVQGQAKDLGKYTNSDNDSRGPWMSDNLTGLANPAERPNLHYEIVNPKTGISYKPHPSRGWLYGRERMAELIEDNRILWPRKREGRPRLKRFISDMQSATTGFSTVLDAPGNVVATKELAEIMGPKAFAFPKPSQLIGLLIEQATSPGDLILDSFAGSGTTGHATLTLNNAAQDTEPRRFILVEMEPQIASDITAERVRRVSEGYKNAKGEKVEGLGGGFRYCELGEPLFDESGKIRETVSFADLARHVYFTETGEPLPRGRVTKSPFLGECRGVGVYLLYNGILDDKSAQGGNVLTRAVLAKLPKFDGQKVIYCAGCLLGKDRLQAERILIRQTPYEIKVS from the coding sequence ATGCCCACGTTGAATTGGATCGGAAAAGAGGCGGTGGTCAACCACCACCGGCAGGTGCCGTTTCATCTGCTGAAGGATGTGCCGGATCTCGCGTGCGGCGAGCCGGGCGAGGGCAACCTCATCGTGCAGGGTGACAACCTGGTAGCCCTAAAAGCGTTACTTCCCTATTACGCAGGGCAGGTGAAGTGCATCTACATCGACCCGCCGTACAACACGGGCAACGAGAATTGGGTCTACAACGACAATGTGAACAGCCCGTTAATGCGAGAGTGGCTCGGCAAGGTCGTCGGCAAAGAGGGCGAAACGCTCGATCGCCATGACCGCTGGCTCTGCATGATGTATCCGCGGCTCGCGCTGTTGCGGCAGTTTCTGCGGCAAGATGGTGTGATTCTAATAAGCATCGATGATCATGAATATGAACGCCTAAAGTTGACAATGAACGAAACTTTTGGTGCTGAAAATCACGTTGCAACATTTATTTGGAAGCGGCGAACGGCCACGGACAGCCGAAACCTAAATGGCATTTCAGGCGATCACGAATATATTCTGTGCTACCAACGAACTGCAGGGTTCCGTGTGCAAGGTCAAGCTAAGGACCTTGGCAAGTACACGAATTCCGACAATGATTCGCGCGGTCCTTGGATGAGTGACAACTTAACTGGGTTAGCGAATCCTGCCGAGCGCCCCAATCTTCACTATGAAATCGTCAATCCGAAGACGGGCATAAGCTATAAGCCTCACCCATCCCGAGGATGGCTTTACGGGCGAGAGCGCATGGCAGAACTTATCGAAGACAACCGAATTTTATGGCCACGGAAGCGGGAAGGACGTCCCAGGCTTAAGCGGTTCATATCGGATATGCAATCTGCAACGACAGGGTTTTCGACGGTATTAGACGCACCAGGCAATGTTGTGGCAACGAAGGAACTCGCAGAGATAATGGGGCCGAAGGCCTTTGCCTTTCCAAAACCGTCGCAACTTATTGGCCTCCTTATCGAGCAGGCAACAAGCCCTGGTGATCTAATTCTTGACTCCTTCGCTGGTTCCGGGACGACAGGACATGCCACATTGACGTTGAACAACGCCGCTCAGGATACAGAGCCGCGCCGCTTCATCCTTGTCGAAATGGAGCCGCAGATCGCCAGCGACATTACTGCCGAACGGGTACGCCGGGTCTCGGAGGGCTACAAGAATGCCAAGGGGGAGAAAGTCGAAGGCCTCGGCGGCGGGTTCCGCTACTGCGAGTTAGGAGAGCCGCTGTTCGATGAGAGCGGCAAGATCCGTGAGACTGTGAGCTTTGCCGATTTGGCAAGGCATGTCTATTTCACCGAAACGGGCGAGCCCTTGCCGCGTGGGCGTGTGACCAAGTCGCCGTTCCTGGGTGAGTGTCGCGGCGTGGGGGTCTATCTGCTCTACAACGGCATCCTCGACGATAAAAGTGCTCAAGGGGGCAACGTGCTGACCCGCGCAGTGTTGGCGAAACTTCCGAAGTTCGACGGGCAGAAAGTGATCTATTGTGCCGGCTGCCTGTTGGGGAAAGACCGGCTGCAGGCGGAGCGGATTCTGATCAGGCAGACGCCCTACGAGATCAAGGTGAGTTGA
- a CDS encoding ORF6N domain-containing protein yields the protein MATRKKSPPHGPLEPLILVIRNQRVILDADLARLYGVTTKRFNEAFKRNRQRFPHDFAFQLTTTEFGNLRSQFATSSLQHAESTEVHPRWSQIVTTSHGGRRYCPWAFTEHGAVMAANILRSERAVQMSVFVVRAFVRLREHVAANHAILKRLAEIDRTLLEHDTALLDVYEKLLPLLQPPPDAPTRRIGFQSKGKA from the coding sequence ATGGCTACTCGCAAGAAATCGCCCCCGCATGGTCCCCTGGAGCCGTTGATTCTTGTCATCAGGAATCAGCGCGTGATTCTTGATGCCGACTTGGCTCGCCTCTATGGAGTAACGACAAAACGATTCAATGAGGCATTCAAACGGAACCGACAGCGGTTCCCGCATGATTTCGCCTTTCAACTGACGACTACTGAGTTCGGCAACTTGAGGTCGCAATTTGCGACCTCAAGTTTGCAACATGCTGAATCGACGGAGGTTCATCCGAGGTGGTCACAGATTGTGACCACCTCCCACGGCGGGCGTCGGTATTGCCCCTGGGCTTTCACGGAACATGGTGCCGTGATGGCCGCGAACATTCTTCGCAGCGAGCGGGCGGTCCAGATGAGTGTGTTTGTGGTGCGGGCGTTTGTCCGCCTGCGCGAGCATGTTGCCGCGAATCACGCCATTCTGAAACGTTTGGCCGAAATCGATCGCACGTTGCTAGAGCACGACACGGCCTTGCTGGATGTCTACGAGAAGCTGTTGCCGCTGTTGCAGCCGCCTCCGGATGCTCCCACACGCCGCATCGGCTTTCAGTCGAAGGGCAAGGCGTGA
- a CDS encoding NAD-dependent epimerase/dehydratase family protein, which produces MKALVTGATGFVGGAVARALLKSGVEVRVLARKGADLQNLTGLPVEQVDGDLRNPESLRRALSGCRQLYHVAAHYALWAKDPSIFYDINVTGTRTLLEAAREVGIERTVYCSTIGAIGLPPGGGLGTEETPVSLEQMAGHYKRSKYLAEQEVLKLAREGLPVVIVNPSAPVGEADVKPTPTGQIIVDFMKGRMPAYIETGMNLIDVDDVAQGHLLAMQKGRQGERYILGNKNLLLNDVFQILSRITGVKAPTIKLPRLAILPLAYANQWISNLTGVPPRIPLEGVKMAKYKMHYDCSKAIRELGLPQTPVEVALEKAVRWFRSHGYV; this is translated from the coding sequence ATGAAAGCTCTCGTCACCGGCGCAACAGGGTTTGTCGGCGGGGCTGTGGCGCGGGCCCTGCTCAAGAGTGGGGTCGAAGTCCGCGTGCTCGCTCGAAAAGGTGCAGACCTCCAAAACCTCACCGGACTCCCCGTCGAGCAGGTTGATGGAGACCTACGCAACCCCGAGTCGCTCCGGCGTGCCCTCAGCGGTTGCCGGCAGCTCTATCACGTGGCGGCCCATTACGCTCTCTGGGCAAAAGACCCGTCGATCTTCTACGACATCAACGTCACCGGCACGCGAACCCTACTGGAGGCGGCCCGCGAAGTCGGCATCGAACGAACCGTCTACTGCAGCACCATCGGCGCAATCGGCCTGCCGCCGGGCGGGGGATTGGGAACGGAAGAGACGCCGGTGTCGCTGGAGCAGATGGCCGGCCATTACAAACGTTCGAAGTATCTGGCCGAGCAGGAAGTGTTGAAACTTGCGCGCGAAGGCCTGCCGGTCGTGATCGTGAACCCCAGCGCACCGGTCGGCGAAGCAGACGTGAAACCCACTCCCACCGGCCAGATCATCGTCGACTTCATGAAGGGCCGCATGCCCGCCTACATCGAAACCGGCATGAACCTGATCGACGTGGACGACGTGGCCCAAGGCCACCTGCTCGCCATGCAGAAGGGCCGGCAGGGCGAACGCTATATTCTCGGCAACAAGAATCTGCTCCTCAACGACGTGTTCCAGATCCTCAGCCGGATCACCGGGGTGAAGGCCCCGACCATCAAACTCCCGCGCCTCGCCATTCTGCCGCTGGCCTATGCGAATCAGTGGATCTCAAACCTTACGGGGGTGCCCCCGCGCATTCCGCTCGAAGGGGTGAAGATGGCCAAGTACAAGATGCATTACGATTGCAGTAAGGCGATCCGGGAGCTCGGCCTGCCCCAAACACCGGTCGAGGTTGCGCTGGAAAAGGCGGTGCGGTGGTTCCGATCACATGGCTACGTGTAG
- a CDS encoding DUF2167 domain-containing protein has product MVGHQLRLMAVIVLALCAWTLPAIADEPKPSALPWLVGPAEAKLGDQALLKLPQGYRFLGGPETQQLLKQMGNFPSGSELGLVTAMGEGEQWFMVVRYIDAGYVKDDEAANWDADALMTSIKEGTEEDNKTRQAQGFPPLIIRGWEEKPHYDKTANKVVWAISAQERESAVGVNYNTLALGRQGYLSMNMVGALEQLPMLKPHVGLLLSNVEFIEGKRYADFDSTTDKVAAVGLSALIAGAAIKSGLLAKLWGFIIPLVIAGKKLLMLLVIALGGLAAKYLKKKPQAEQPGGGGGLSS; this is encoded by the coding sequence ATGGTGGGGCATCAGTTGAGGCTCATGGCGGTGATCGTTCTGGCGCTATGCGCGTGGACGCTGCCCGCCATCGCGGATGAGCCGAAACCGTCCGCGCTTCCCTGGCTGGTGGGGCCCGCCGAAGCGAAGTTGGGCGATCAGGCTCTGTTGAAACTTCCTCAGGGGTATCGGTTCCTTGGTGGACCAGAGACGCAACAATTGTTGAAGCAAATGGGGAACTTCCCGTCCGGCTCGGAGCTCGGTTTGGTTACGGCGATGGGTGAGGGTGAGCAGTGGTTCATGGTGGTCCGGTATATCGATGCGGGCTATGTGAAGGATGACGAGGCGGCCAATTGGGACGCCGATGCGCTGATGACCTCCATTAAGGAAGGCACGGAAGAAGACAACAAGACCCGCCAGGCGCAAGGGTTTCCCCCGCTGATCATTCGTGGATGGGAAGAAAAGCCGCATTACGACAAGACCGCGAACAAGGTGGTCTGGGCGATCTCGGCGCAGGAGCGAGAATCGGCGGTGGGGGTCAATTACAACACCCTGGCCCTGGGACGGCAGGGGTATCTCAGCATGAATATGGTGGGCGCCCTGGAACAGTTGCCGATGCTGAAGCCGCACGTCGGACTTCTGTTGTCCAATGTGGAGTTTATCGAGGGGAAACGGTATGCCGATTTCGATAGTACCACCGACAAGGTGGCCGCGGTCGGCCTGTCGGCGCTCATCGCCGGCGCGGCGATCAAGTCCGGCCTCTTGGCGAAGCTCTGGGGGTTCATCATTCCGCTGGTGATTGCAGGAAAGAAGCTGTTGATGCTGTTGGTGATTGCGCTCGGCGGATTGGCCGCGAAATACCTCAAGAAGAAACCGCAGGCTGAGCAGCCGGGTGGCGGCGGAGGATTGTCGTCGTGA